A genomic window from Spirochaetota bacterium includes:
- the obgE gene encoding GTPase ObgE has product MAKFTDTISIHVKAGKGGQGAISFYREKYIPKGGPDGGDGGRGGDLYLEASNSYYNLSHLFRDRVYQAESGRQGMGANKHGRDGHDLTIKLPPGTEVLDEDGELICDLTNDGQRFLIAQGGIGGKGNAFFKTSTHQAPRFAQPGMPGEEKHIVLNLKLIADVGLVGLPNAGKSTLLAKITNAKPKIADYPFTTLIPNLGVVQRADTTSYRIADIPGIIEGAHKGLGLGLSFLQHIERVRVMLFLVDVTGEDLIYTLHLLREELKTYNEELTSRPSAVLLTKTDLMDDETLQKIIDQFPGETIVPLSAHSGHNLELLMRTIDTLLG; this is encoded by the coding sequence TTGGCTAAATTCACCGACACCATCTCCATTCATGTGAAGGCCGGCAAGGGCGGCCAGGGCGCTATTTCGTTTTACCGCGAGAAATACATCCCGAAGGGCGGCCCCGACGGCGGGGACGGGGGCAGGGGGGGCGATCTCTACCTCGAGGCGAGCAATTCATATTACAATCTCTCACACCTGTTCCGGGACAGGGTCTACCAGGCCGAGAGCGGCCGCCAGGGCATGGGCGCGAACAAGCACGGCCGCGACGGGCACGATCTCACGATCAAGCTCCCCCCGGGCACCGAGGTGCTCGATGAGGACGGGGAGCTGATCTGCGACCTTACCAATGACGGGCAGCGCTTCCTCATCGCGCAGGGAGGGATCGGCGGTAAGGGAAACGCGTTTTTCAAGACGTCCACGCACCAGGCGCCCCGCTTCGCGCAGCCCGGCATGCCGGGCGAGGAAAAGCACATCGTACTGAACCTCAAGCTGATTGCCGACGTGGGACTGGTGGGACTTCCCAATGCGGGGAAGTCGACGCTCCTGGCAAAGATCACGAACGCGAAGCCTAAGATCGCCGACTACCCGTTCACGACGCTCATCCCCAACCTGGGGGTCGTACAGCGCGCCGACACGACGAGCTACCGCATCGCCGATATTCCCGGCATCATCGAAGGGGCGCACAAGGGACTGGGTCTGGGGCTCTCCTTTCTTCAGCACATAGAGCGCGTGCGGGTCATGCTCTTCCTTGTTGACGTGACCGGCGAAGACCTGATCTATACCCTGCATCTCCTTCGCGAGGAGCTCAAGACCTACAACGAGGAGCTCACCTCCCGGCCGTCCGCGGTGCTGCTTACCAAGACGGACCTTATGGACGACGAAACCCTGCAGAAAATCATTGACCAATTTCCCGGCGAGACTATAGTACCGCTGTCCGCGCACAGCGGCCACAATCTCGAACTGCTTATGCGCACGATCGACACGCTCCTGGGGTAG